The proteins below are encoded in one region of Reichenbachiella sp. 5M10:
- a CDS encoding sensor histidine kinase, translating to MQHTTKAALYWSCQLIGWGIYVGLLVYNAIAYTTEEDKLPPIIALQFIIGLCVLLASHAIRKIILHRGWIERGTGALALRVLGLAAGCAVVSITVIHLMMVGLLDWHNTVHPIEWSSIPLYTANLFFMLMFWSVIYVGYKYAESARKNKIEKLETQSSLKEAELIALKAQINPHFLFNSLNNIRALILDQPMIARDMVTNLSDLLRYSIAFSQRAQVTIAEEVDIVKNYLDLESIQYDGRLDYHIDVEEGALACIIPPMVIQTMAENAVKHGISQIKDAGKIQLSVWQQDEQLVITVSNTGHLENSQKGTGIGIKNAQERLRLLFDVSPSFTLTEKNNIVTATLQFPARP from the coding sequence ATGCAACATACCACCAAAGCCGCCCTCTACTGGAGCTGCCAACTCATCGGCTGGGGCATCTATGTGGGCTTACTTGTCTACAACGCCATCGCCTATACCACAGAAGAGGACAAACTCCCTCCAATCATAGCGCTACAGTTCATCATAGGACTATGTGTACTGCTAGCCTCTCACGCGATCCGAAAGATCATCCTCCATAGGGGGTGGATCGAACGAGGCACAGGAGCACTGGCTCTCCGAGTCTTGGGACTCGCCGCTGGATGTGCCGTAGTATCCATCACGGTGATTCATCTCATGATGGTGGGGCTACTCGACTGGCACAACACCGTGCACCCTATCGAGTGGTCGAGCATACCTCTATACACTGCCAACCTGTTTTTCATGCTGATGTTTTGGAGTGTTATCTATGTGGGATACAAATACGCCGAAAGCGCCCGAAAGAATAAAATCGAGAAACTAGAGACTCAATCTTCGCTCAAGGAAGCCGAACTCATTGCCCTCAAGGCACAAATCAATCCACACTTCCTTTTCAACTCGCTCAACAACATCCGGGCACTCATCCTCGACCAACCGATGATCGCCCGCGACATGGTGACCAACCTCTCCGACTTGCTGCGCTACTCCATCGCCTTTAGCCAACGAGCACAAGTCACCATCGCCGAGGAAGTCGATATCGTCAAAAACTACCTCGATCTCGAAAGCATACAGTACGACGGGCGTCTCGACTACCATATCGATGTAGAAGAGGGAGCCCTGGCCTGTATCATCCCTCCCATGGTCATCCAAACCATGGCCGAAAATGCCGTCAAACATGGTATCTCACAAATCAAAGACGCTGGAAAAATACAGCTTTCCGTCTGGCAGCAAGACGAGCAACTGGTGATCACCGTATCCAATACTGGCCACCTCGAAAACAGCCAGAAAGGCACGGGTATAGGGATCAAAAACGCACAAGAGCGCCTCAGGCTGCTTTTCGATGTATCACCTTCTTTTACTTTGACAGAAAAGAACAATATAGTCACCGCCACCTTACAATTCCCCGCGAGACCATGA